Proteins encoded by one window of Mus musculus strain C57BL/6J chromosome 10, GRCm38.p6 C57BL/6J:
- the Calhm4 gene encoding calcium homeostasis modulator protein 4 has translation MSPDLNCISSSLLRSEPCINSLIAILTVCGQQLFSSYTFSCPCQVGKNFYYGSAFLVVPALILLIAGYALRGQMWTVASEYCCCSCTPPYRRSSPLERRLACLMFFDITGRALVAPLTWLTVTLLTGTYYECAASEFASVDQYPMFANVTPSKREEMLAGFPCYTSAPSDVIPIRDEVALLHRYQSQMLGWILVVLATIALLLSKCLARCCSPLTSLQHHYWTNHLHNERVLFEKAAEEHSQLLIRHRIKKVFGFVPGSEDIKHIRIPSCQDWREISVPNLLCVGDTSQGPYSFLGDRVVEENEEDRQEGIEMKP, from the exons ATGAGCCCAGATCTCAACTGTATTTCATCTTCTCTGCTCAGAAGTGAACCGTGCATCAATTCTTTGATAGCGATTTTGACTGTTTGCGGACAGCAACTGTTCTCCTCTTATACATTCAGTTGTCCGTGTCAAGTCGGAAAAAATTTCTATTATGGTTCAGCTTTTCTTGTGGTTCCTGCCTTGATCCTTCTGATTGCTGGCTATGCTCTACGAGGCCAAATGTGGACAGTTGCCAGCGAGTACTGCTGCTGCAGCTGTACCCCTCCATACCGGAGAAGCAGCCCTCTGGAGAGGAGATTGGCTTGCCTCATGTTCTTCGACATCACTGGGAGGGCTCTGGTTGCTCCACTGACATGGTTGACGGTGACCCTGCTGACAGGTACCTACTATGAATGTGCAGCAAGTGAGTTTGCCTCTGTGGACCAATACCCGATGTTTGCTAATGTCACTCCTAGCAAACGAGAAGAGATGCTAGCTGGATTTCCATGCTACACGTCAGCTCCCTCTGATGTGATTCCAATAAGAGATGAAGTGGCtcttctacacagataccagtcACAA ATGCTGGGCTGGATTCTGGTCGTTTTGGCAACCATTGCTCTCCTGCTCTCCAAATGTCTGGCAAGATGTTGCTCTCCCCTCACCTCTCTGCAGCATCACTATTGGACCAATCACCTCCACAACGAGAGAGTGCTCTTTGAGAAAGCTGCTGAGGAGCATTCCCAACTTCTTATTAGACATCGAATCAAGAAAGTATTTGGCTTCGTTCCTGGGAGTGAAGACATCAAACATATTCGTATCCCTTCGTGTCAGGACTGGAGAGAAATCTCTGTACCCAATCTTCTATGTGTGGGTGACACCTCACAGGGTCCCTATAGCTTCCTTGGAGACAGGGTGGTTGAGGAAAATGAGGAAGATAGACAAGAAGGTATTGAAATGAAACCTTGA